CGGCGCTGTAGGGCGTCAAGGACGGCATCACTGTCCGCTGGATTTGCAACTGCTGCTGGGGCGTCACGCGCAAGGGATAGCCCTGCTGTTCCAAGTAACGCAACGCCGTCAGAAACCCCAGGGCATAACGCGCCGGACAGGTGCGGGCTGGCGGCTCGGGCGAGGGTTGGACGTACAACACCTGGCGGCGCACCACCCCATCTGCATCCGGCACCACATCGGCAAAACCCACCACCGCCACCGGCTCCTGCAATCCCGGCGGCGGCAAGATGCCCCGTCCCTGCTCATCCGGCAAAAAGCACGTGAGCACGATATGGCCCTGGGGCGCCTGGGCCCGTTGATTCACCAATTGCACCAACCGCCGTTGCGCCCGTCGTTCCCCGACCGGCACATCTCGGATCACGTCCACTCCGACAACCGCCGCCCCTTCCGCCAGTAACTTGCGCAGCAGGCGTTCCAGGTCCCTATCGGTGATGCGCGCTCGTTGCCCCAAATCCGCCGGCGTCAGGGCCACAATCACCAGCCGTGGTTCCGGCGGCACTGGGAGATGCCCTCGCAGGCGCAGGTCATAGGTCCAGGTCTCCAGACGCGTGAAGCCGCCCGCCATGTCCACCAGCCCAACGGCTATGGTGACGCCCGCCACTACGCCCCCCAAGCGCAGCCTCGTTAGAACCGTTGCCACTGTTTCTGCAACTCCGCCAGCACCGCCGACTGGGGCATAGGAAGTTGTTGCACAGGGGGCGTGGCCTGCACACCCGGAATCCCCTGCGCCCAAGGGCTACCCGGCACCTGCTCAACCGCCAGCTGAATGACTGGCCGAAAGCCCTGTTGCACAAACACCTGTTGCTGCTCCGGCGCCCGCAAAAAGGCGATGAACGTTTCCGCCGCCCGCGCCAGTAGCGGAGAGACCCGTCGCCGCACCACCACAGCAGTAGAAACCGTCGCCACCGTTGGGCTGAAGTAATAGATTCGGTAGCCCTGACCCTGGGCGACCTGGGCCTGGGGCCAGCGACTCAGGGCAATGCTTTCGTAGACCACCGCCACATCCCCTTCGTTCGGCCCCTGGCTGATGAATTCCTCCAGTAGCAGGTCCGTGGACCGAGGGGGGCGATAGACCGAGGGTTTGAGCAATCGCAGCAGTTCGATTACCGGCGGGCTGTTGACATTGCTAGGAGTCAAGGGCTGGCCCAGCACCTGTTGCGACCAGAGCGCCAAGGTCAACTGGCCACTGTTGGAGCGTAGGGGGTCGGTCATGCGGAAGTCAAAACTCCCCCAGGCTGCTGGCCCACCCATCGCCGCCCATTGCCGTGCTCGCAGGGCTTGGGCCACCCGCTCCCAGTCAAAGCGTCCCTGGGGAAACAGCACCCGCCCACGCTCTGGCCAGGCAATCCCCACCATAAAGGTCGAAGCAATCGGCTGCGGTTTGCTCAAAAAAGGCTCGGTGTTTTCTCGCGCCCGCCAATCTTGCACGAGTTTTTCCAAAATTTCCTGATTCGCTGGGATCAAAATCGTGGGATGGAACCCCGCAAACGTGTCGTCCAAATAGTTATTCGCCAGCTCCTGAGAGCCTTGGAAATGGAGTTCCAGTCGGATGTTAGGTTGCTGCTGTTCAAAGCGGGGGCGGAGCACCTCCAGCACCTGCCGCAATTCCGTACCCGCAACAACAACCAGCGTTTGGGAAACCCCTGGCAACGGTGCCCAGGTCAATATCAAACCCGCCGCCAAGATCCCCAAGGACAACAGCGTACGACGGCGCAATTGTTTCTGGTTGGGCAAGCGGGGGGTCATGGCCCATTACCCTGTTGCTACCCCCAGTTTAACGCTGCGGCCAAGGCATGACCGCGCCGCGGTCCACTTCTCGCGCCACCCGCACCAGCAGTCCCGCCAATAGAAAACTGGCTAGCAGCGAATTCCCCCCGTAACTGAAAAACGGCAACGGCAATCCCGTCGTCGGCAGCACGCCTGTCGCCACGCCAATATTCAACAGCGACTGCCCCACCAGCAACACCGTTGCTCCGAGCGCCACTAGTCGCAGAGCTGGTTGGGTTTCCGCCAGCAGGGCCACTCGCAGACCCCAGCCCCCATAAACCAGCAAAAACATTAACAGCAGCAAACTCCCTACTAGTCCGAACTCCTCCGCAAATACCGCAAAGATAAAATCCGTGTGTTGGATGGGCAGGAAAAACAACTTTTGTTGTGACATCCCTAGCCCCATGCCCCAGAGGCCCCCCGACCCGACGGCCAGCAAGCTCTGCACCAGTTGGTATCCATGCCCAAGCGGATCGGCCCACGGATTGAGAAACGAAACCACCCGTTGCCGCTGGTAATCCCTCAACATCAAACTCACCCCCGCCAGAGCTGCTCCCGCCACCGCCGTTGTCCCCAGGTAAAACCAGGGCAAGCCCGCCACCAACGCCAGTACCCACAGGGTCATTCCCATGAGTCCCGCCATGCTCAAATTGGGCTGGAGCAGGGTCATCCCCACCAGCAGGGCAAACACTCCCAGCCAGCACAATCGGGCCGGCCCAGGGCAATAAAACCAATTGGCAAACAGGCGGCTGCTTTGCAGGATGAGAAAGGGTTTGACCAATTCCGACGGTTGTAGCAACAAAGGTCCCAGCGCCAGCCAGCGACTTGCTTCATTCACCTCCGTTCCGTGGGAAAGGGTCAACCCCATCAGCACGGCACACACCAGCAAGCCTGGCCCAGCGATGCGCCACCACCATTTCAGCGGCATCCGCAACACGGCGCTGTAACCCAGGACCCCCAACACCGCCCAGGCCACCTGCCGTTTGATGTAGTAGAGTCCATCGCCGTGGTCTGCCAGGCTCATGGGCAACGACGCAGAAAACAGCACCACCAACCCCACCGCCAGCCACAGAAACGTCAGTCTTTGTAACCAGCGGGCTGACGCCGACCAAGAGGCCACTTCCGGGTCTGCAAACGGCAAAAACCAGCGCCGCAATTCTTCGACCATACGCCCAATAGGCCAACTGGTCTCTACTCTAAATTGAGATTGGCGCTCCCTAGCCAGGAGACGCCACGAACCTAACAGCGTTTCGTCGGCAAGGGGCCTATCGCCAGCCAAACCGTACTGGAAATGACTTTAGTTTTATAGGTATAATGAAGGCATAGCGGTATATTAACCAAAATTTAACAAACGTAGGGGCAGGGCGATGATAATCAAGGGTGCGGGCGTCCGGTCGTTGGAAGAGGCCCTCCAGCGGTGTCAAGCGTTAGGGATGCGGTTGAGTCAACAACGGCGGGCGATTTTGGAGTTGCTGTGGCAGACAGGAGAGCACTTGTCGGCGCGGGAGATTTACCACCGGTTGAACGCGCAGGGGCAAGACATTGGCCATACGTCGGTGTATCAAAACTTAGATGCGCTGGCGTCGCAAGGGGTAATCGAGTGCATTGAGCGGGCAGACGGGCGGCTGTACGGTAGCGTGAGCGAACCCCACAGTCATGTGCATTGTTTGGATACGCAGCAGATTCAGGATGTGTGGGTGGAATTGCCGCCGGAGTTGATTGCCCAGGTGGAGCGGGAAACAGGCACGAAAATTACCCATTACCGGATTGACTTTTTTGGATACCGGCAAACTAATCCACCAAGCGAATTGGCCCCTGCAACTCCCCGCGCAGAAATTGGGTGAGATAGGGGTTGTCGCTGGTGTCTAACTCGGCAGGGGTGCCTTCCCAGCGAATCTGCCCGTCATAGAGCAACAAAATCCGGTCAGCGGCGCGGCGAATTGTGCTTTCCTGGTGGGTGACCACGACGTAGGTGGCGGCATGTTGGACGGACTGTTGCAAATGGCGCATCAGGTCTTCGATCCGGTGGGCGGCAATCGGGTCTAGACCGGCGGTGGGCTCGTCGTAGAGCAAGATATCTAGGTCATCTTCGGGATTATCCGGGTCTTCAATAATCGCCCGCGCCAGCGCCACGCGCCGCCGCATCCCCCCCGAAAGTTCTGCCGGATAGCGGTCGCTGATGTCCTTGAGACCCACGCGCTCCAGACTTTGTTCCACCAGTTCTTGGATGCGCTCAGGCGACAACCGGCTGTGTTCGATTAGCAAAAAGCCCACATTCTCGGCGACGGTGAGGGAATCAAACAGGGCGGCTTCCTGGAATACCATGCCGATGCGAGCTTTGCTTTTTTCTCCTTCGGTTACCAGGACTTGGGGCTGCCCCTTGACCCAAACTTCTCCCGCATCGGGGACCATTAACCCAGCAATGAGCCGCAATGTAGTGGACTTGCCCGCGCCGGACGGCCCGATGATAGCCACAGCTTCTCCGGGATACACGGCTAAATTCACGCCATTGAGGACAGGACGGCCACCTAACGTTTTGTGAACGTTCCGAAACTCAATGATGGGTTGAGGCATAGAACAGGAGAGTGACTGTTCACACTATATCCCTTTTTCTGGCTCTCGCCGCAGGTCAATGTCTATGTTCGGCGGAACAGGTCATCGCCGGATTAACCTTGAAACTAATTCGTTGGTCACGGTTGGGGTATGGCAACTCGGCTCACACTGACCCAGTACCATGAGATGATTCGCCAGGGGAAATTTACGCCAGGGGAGCGCGTGGAACTCATTGCTGGTCAATTGCATCCCATGCCACCCAAAGGCACCCGCCACGCTGTTTGCTGTACCCAGCTCTTGCGATTGCTCATCCCCTTGTTGCCGGCTGGGTTACTGCTGCGTTGCCAAGACCCGATTACATTACCAGGGGATAACGAACCGGAACCGGATATAGCGATTGTGAAACATGACGTTTATCTCCAGCGTCACCCTACGCCGGCGGAGATTCTGCTAGTGATAGAAATTGCCGACACATTGCTGGAGTACGACCGCAGCATCAAAGCGCCTTTGTATGCCCAAGCGGGGATTCCCACCTACTGGCTGGTGAATTTGGTGGACAATCAACTGGAGGTTTTCAGTCAGCCCATACCGAGCGGCTACCAACAAAAAACGATTTACAACCGTACCCAAGTCGTGCCTTTTTTCACCACACTGATTGCCTGTGCTGATTTCTTGCCGTCATCTGAGCTAGGCTAAGCTAACCTAGAGCTAATTCGTTGGTTCTGCAGGGCCAAGACGCATGACGGCGCAACTAACGTTGGCTCAATACCATGAGATGATTCGCCAGGGGAAATTTAGGCCGGGGGAGCGCGTGGAACTCATTGCTGGTCGCTTGCATCCCATGTCACCCAAAGGCACCCGCCACAGTGAATGTTGCCGTCGGTTATTGCATCTGTTGCCACCCTTGTTGCCCCCAAACACGTTATTACAGTGTCAAGACCCGATTACATTACTAGGGGACAGCGAACCCGAACCAGATATGGCCATCGTGAAAAATGACGTTTATCTCCAGCGTCACCCTACACCGGCAGAGATTTTGCTAGTGATTGAAATTGCCGATACATCTTTGGAGTATGACCGCACCATCAAAGCGCCTTTGTACGCCCAAGGGGGGATTCCCACCTACTGGCTGGTGAATTTGGTGGACAATCAACTGGAAGTTTTCAGCCAGCCTGGACCACACGGTTATCAGCAGCAAACGATTTATACGCCTGACCAAACGGTGCCCGTGTTTGAGACAGCCATCCCCTGCGCCGATTTCTTGCCGTAACGCCGCACGCTGTCCCGTTTACCCGTATCCTAGAAGATTGCTTCGTTATTCCTAAAAAGCGTATGAACTCGGTCACCCGCATCGGCTCCCGCCAAAGTCAACTGGCTTTGATCCAAACCCACTGGGTCCGCGACGAACTCCAAAAGCATTACCCTGAGCAGGCATTTCCCATCGTGACGATGACCACCCAGGGGGACAAGATTCTGGATGTGGCGCTGGCAAAAATTGGGGATAAGGGGCTATTTACCAAGGAACTGGAGCAGGCGCTGTTACGGCACGAGGTGGATTTGGCGGTGCATTCCCTGAAAGATTTGCCGACGCGGATGCCGGAGGGGTTAGTCCTGGGGGCCATTACCCAGCGCGAGGAACCCCGCGATGCCCTGGTGCTGCATCCCCGCTGGCAAGGAAAGACCCTGGCAGAACTTCCCCCTGGCGCTGTCATTGGTACATCGTCTTTACGGCGGCTGGCCCAGTTGCGGCACCGGTTTCCCCATCTCACTTTCAAGGACATCCGGGGCAATTTGAACACACGCCTGCAAAAGCTCGACCGGGGAGACTACGACGGCTTGATCCTGGCGGTGGCGGGCTTGCACCGGATGGGCTGGGCTGACCGGATCAGTGAAGTGCTAGACCCAGACATTTCCCTGTACGCGGTCGGGCAAGGGGCCTTGGGTGTCCAGTGCCGCGCGGGGGATGAACGGGTGCTGGCGCTTTTGCAAGTGGTGCATCACCGGGAGACGGCGCTGCGCTGTTGGGCGGAACGGGCCTTTTTGCGGCAACTCGAAGGGGGATGCCAGGTACCCATTGGCGTGCATTCCCAACTGGTGGGGGATGAGTTGACCCTGAGCGGGGTGGTGTTGAGCCTGGATGGGCAACAGCGGGTGTTTGGCACCCAAACGGCCAAAGTAACGACGGAAGCCGAAGCCCAGGCGTTGGGAGAATCCCTGGCGCAGACGTTGCGGGCGCAAGGGGCGGAAGCCATCCTGCAGGCCATCTTTGCCACGGTCGGGCGGAGCTGAACAGGTTGCCAGCCGGTCGGAGAAACCGCTAGAGTCTTGTGGGGGAGGACGAGGACCAGCGCGATGGTAGCAGTAGCAGTCTTGGCAGCGGGCAAAGGCACACGCATGAAGTCGGAGGTGCCCAAGGTGTTACACCCGCTAGCGGGAAAACCCCTGGTGGAGCGGGTGATTCGCAGCACGCAAGGGTTGCCAGTGGAACGATTGCTGGTGGTGGTGGGTCACGGAGCCGACCAGGTGCGCCAGGCGTTGGCCCATCTTCCCCAGGTGGAATTTGTGGAACAATCGCCCTTGCTAGGAACGGGCCATGCCGTGCAGCAGTTAGTGCCCTACCTGGAGGACTATACCGGCGATTTGCTGGTCTTGAACGGCGATGTGCCGTTGTTGCGCCCGGAAACCCTGGTGCAGTTGTGGGAGACCCACCAGCAGGGGAACTACGCTGTCACGTTGCTCACGGCGTTGCTGGCGGATCCAACGGGCTATGGGCGGGTGATCTGCGACGGCCAAATGCAGGTGAGCGCCATTATCGAAGACCGGGACTGCACGCCAGCCCAGCGACAAAACCAGCGGGTGAATGCGGGGATTTACTGTTTCCAATGGCCCAAACTTCGGGACGTGCTCCCCCGTTTGACCACCCAGAACCAGCAGCAGGAGTATTACCTGACCGATGCCATCCAGTGGCTCAAACCGGCGCGGGCGGTGGATATGCAAGACAGCACGGAAATTTTGGGGATTAACGACCGTAAACAACTGGCGGTGGCGACCCAACTGTTTTATGAACGGTTGCGGGATGAATGGCTGCGCCGGGGTGTGACGATGATTGACCCGGACAGCGTCACGATTGAGGACGAGGTGGAACTGGCGCCAGATGTGGTGATTGAACCCCAGACCCATTTACGCGGGCGGACGGTGATCGGGGCGGGTAGCCACATTGGACCCAATTGCTGGCTGGAAAACAGCATAGTCGGGGAGAAAGTGCGCATCTGGTACTCGGTGGTGACCAATAGCGTGATTGCTGCAGGGTGCCAAGTGGGGCCGTTTGCGCATCTGCGGGACCAAACCCAGGTGGGTGAACACTGCCGGGTGGGGAACTTTGTGGAAATGAAAAAAACCCAGGTGGGGCCGGATTGCCGAGTCGCTCATTTGAGTTACCTAGGAGATGCCCAACTGGGAACGCAGGTGAATGTAGGCGCCGGCGCCATTACCGCCAATTTCGACGGGCGAGATAAGCATCCAACGGTGATCAAGGACGGTTGCAAGTTGGGGGCCAACTGCGTGCTCGTCGCGCCGGTGACCTTGGGCGAGGGCGTTACAGTGGCGGCGGGGTCGGTGGTGACGGAGGATGTTCCGGCGGATGCGCTGGTGATTGCCCGGGCGCGCCAGGTGGTCAAACCCGGTTGGCGAC
Above is a window of Gloeomargarita sp. SKYB120 DNA encoding:
- the hemC gene encoding hydroxymethylbilane synthase, whose product is MNSVTRIGSRQSQLALIQTHWVRDELQKHYPEQAFPIVTMTTQGDKILDVALAKIGDKGLFTKELEQALLRHEVDLAVHSLKDLPTRMPEGLVLGAITQREEPRDALVLHPRWQGKTLAELPPGAVIGTSSLRRLAQLRHRFPHLTFKDIRGNLNTRLQKLDRGDYDGLILAVAGLHRMGWADRISEVLDPDISLYAVGQGALGVQCRAGDERVLALLQVVHHRETALRCWAERAFLRQLEGGCQVPIGVHSQLVGDELTLSGVVLSLDGQQRVFGTQTAKVTTEAEAQALGESLAQTLRAQGAEAILQAIFATVGRS
- a CDS encoding ABC transporter ATP-binding protein is translated as MPQPIIEFRNVHKTLGGRPVLNGVNLAVYPGEAVAIIGPSGAGKSTTLRLIAGLMVPDAGEVWVKGQPQVLVTEGEKSKARIGMVFQEAALFDSLTVAENVGFLLIEHSRLSPERIQELVEQSLERVGLKDISDRYPAELSGGMRRRVALARAIIEDPDNPEDDLDILLYDEPTAGLDPIAAHRIEDLMRHLQQSVQHAATYVVVTHQESTIRRAADRILLLYDGQIRWEGTPAELDTSDNPYLTQFLRGELQGPIRLVD
- a CDS encoding Uma2 family endonuclease; this translates as MTAQLTLAQYHEMIRQGKFRPGERVELIAGRLHPMSPKGTRHSECCRRLLHLLPPLLPPNTLLQCQDPITLLGDSEPEPDMAIVKNDVYLQRHPTPAEILLVIEIADTSLEYDRTIKAPLYAQGGIPTYWLVNLVDNQLEVFSQPGPHGYQQQTIYTPDQTVPVFETAIPCADFLP
- a CDS encoding transcriptional repressor, whose product is MIIKGAGVRSLEEALQRCQALGMRLSQQRRAILELLWQTGEHLSAREIYHRLNAQGQDIGHTSVYQNLDALASQGVIECIERADGRLYGSVSEPHSHVHCLDTQQIQDVWVELPPELIAQVERETGTKITHYRIDFFGYRQTNPPSELAPATPRAEIG
- a CDS encoding Uma2 family endonuclease, giving the protein MATRLTLTQYHEMIRQGKFTPGERVELIAGQLHPMPPKGTRHAVCCTQLLRLLIPLLPAGLLLRCQDPITLPGDNEPEPDIAIVKHDVYLQRHPTPAEILLVIEIADTLLEYDRSIKAPLYAQAGIPTYWLVNLVDNQLEVFSQPIPSGYQQKTIYNRTQVVPFFTTLIACADFLPSSELG
- a CDS encoding putative lipid II flippase FtsW, with protein sequence MVEELRRWFLPFADPEVASWSASARWLQRLTFLWLAVGLVVLFSASLPMSLADHGDGLYYIKRQVAWAVLGVLGYSAVLRMPLKWWWRIAGPGLLVCAVLMGLTLSHGTEVNEASRWLALGPLLLQPSELVKPFLILQSSRLFANWFYCPGPARLCWLGVFALLVGMTLLQPNLSMAGLMGMTLWVLALVAGLPWFYLGTTAVAGAALAGVSLMLRDYQRQRVVSFLNPWADPLGHGYQLVQSLLAVGSGGLWGMGLGMSQQKLFFLPIQHTDFIFAVFAEEFGLVGSLLLLMFLLVYGGWGLRVALLAETQPALRLVALGATVLLVGQSLLNIGVATGVLPTTGLPLPFFSYGGNSLLASFLLAGLLVRVAREVDRGAVMPWPQR
- the glmU gene encoding bifunctional UDP-N-acetylglucosamine diphosphorylase/glucosamine-1-phosphate N-acetyltransferase GlmU, which produces MVAVAVLAAGKGTRMKSEVPKVLHPLAGKPLVERVIRSTQGLPVERLLVVVGHGADQVRQALAHLPQVEFVEQSPLLGTGHAVQQLVPYLEDYTGDLLVLNGDVPLLRPETLVQLWETHQQGNYAVTLLTALLADPTGYGRVICDGQMQVSAIIEDRDCTPAQRQNQRVNAGIYCFQWPKLRDVLPRLTTQNQQQEYYLTDAIQWLKPARAVDMQDSTEILGINDRKQLAVATQLFYERLRDEWLRRGVTMIDPDSVTIEDEVELAPDVVIEPQTHLRGRTVIGAGSHIGPNCWLENSIVGEKVRIWYSVVTNSVIAAGCQVGPFAHLRDQTQVGEHCRVGNFVEMKKTQVGPDCRVAHLSYLGDAQLGTQVNVGAGAITANFDGRDKHPTVIKDGCKLGANCVLVAPVTLGEGVTVAAGSVVTEDVPADALVIARARQVVKPGWRPPYLRNTAHDGSN
- a CDS encoding substrate-binding domain-containing protein, which encodes MTPRLPNQKQLRRRTLLSLGILAAGLILTWAPLPGVSQTLVVVAGTELRQVLEVLRPRFEQQQPNIRLELHFQGSQELANNYLDDTFAGFHPTILIPANQEILEKLVQDWRARENTEPFLSKPQPIASTFMVGIAWPERGRVLFPQGRFDWERVAQALRARQWAAMGGPAAWGSFDFRMTDPLRSNSGQLTLALWSQQVLGQPLTPSNVNSPPVIELLRLLKPSVYRPPRSTDLLLEEFISQGPNEGDVAVVYESIALSRWPQAQVAQGQGYRIYYFSPTVATVSTAVVVRRRVSPLLARAAETFIAFLRAPEQQQVFVQQGFRPVIQLAVEQVPGSPWAQGIPGVQATPPVQQLPMPQSAVLAELQKQWQRF